In a single window of the Neorhodopirellula lusitana genome:
- a CDS encoding PAS domain-containing protein, translating to MPNDRRTTVSQDLSAFQTSATYRALANSLPLSVLIKSLEGQRLFANDAYLKWRGVEWKDVAGKTDAELFPPEVARQYIEDDQRVMKSGKATHAVEPTDGTDGTVKWVERVKCPIRSGDGRLLGVQVLFWDVTARVKAEQAMKFEQSLLNTLLASIPDSIYFKDTASRFIRVSRAMAMKFGRTSAAEVHGCTDADIFSKEHAEQARRDELEIIATGVPLVDRVEEETWTDQSSTWCMTTKMPLKNADGDTIGTFGISRDITDLKRSEAALKEAVRMADSANRAKSEFLANMSHEIRTPMNAIIGMADLLSHTELNEEQSEQVDTIRRSSDALLRLLNDILDFSKIEARRLELESVTFSLAGEIQAAISTLRLLASEKNVSLKLEAETGLPTHFTGDPGRLRQVLVNLIGNAVKFTDDGSVTVVVEHRAASSAGSTNLADPNDLANLTDAADPISDDNLEDTYIDLDADQETFSIETALDESGEPSDVALELDADTNFDLLAAPENSIASDPDTTSNQPAPDAPLPLVKPNPGSTMSLRISVRDTGIGIPKSQQAAVLAPFTQADASMTRRFGGTGLGLSISRQLVELMGGTLKLESELGIGTTFYFDIDLPVASPPETSESDSDAEEDLGQADNEVRIPLCVLVAEDGITNQHVISGLLRSLGHECSIASDGRETLVKWRSESFDVILMDMHMPVMDGLEATRVIRQEEQDTKQHIPIVALTAAAMAEDAKACREAGMDEFLTKPIHRKKLEQVLKRIASELAESMDPLVDTPRDSSASGDASGILNLSDAHHDCLDLAAARSRIPGGASGVLRLATVFRGECESLVAQLSQTMPAGDADVARRQAHTLRGACGLLGAKQLQEVASGIEDLCRAGNLSDTTQAEKLLSRLLAESNRVITAIDELLEE from the coding sequence ATTCCAAACGATAGGCGTACCACCGTGTCACAGGACCTTTCTGCGTTTCAGACTTCGGCGACCTACCGTGCGCTTGCCAACAGTCTGCCGCTTAGCGTGCTGATCAAGTCGCTCGAAGGGCAACGTCTGTTTGCCAACGACGCGTATCTAAAGTGGCGCGGCGTCGAATGGAAAGACGTCGCCGGCAAAACCGACGCGGAACTTTTCCCACCCGAAGTCGCTCGACAATACATCGAGGATGACCAACGGGTCATGAAATCGGGAAAGGCCACGCACGCGGTCGAACCAACCGACGGGACCGACGGAACGGTCAAGTGGGTCGAACGCGTTAAGTGCCCAATCCGTAGCGGCGATGGCCGACTGCTCGGCGTGCAGGTGCTGTTTTGGGACGTGACGGCGCGAGTCAAAGCGGAACAGGCAATGAAGTTCGAGCAATCGCTGTTGAACACGTTGCTGGCCAGTATCCCCGATTCGATTTACTTTAAAGACACCGCCAGCCGTTTCATCCGGGTCAGCCGAGCGATGGCGATGAAGTTTGGTCGCACCAGTGCAGCCGAGGTTCATGGCTGTACCGACGCCGATATCTTTTCGAAAGAGCACGCGGAACAAGCTCGACGGGATGAACTGGAAATCATTGCGACCGGCGTGCCGTTGGTCGACCGCGTCGAAGAAGAAACCTGGACCGACCAAAGTAGCACTTGGTGCATGACCACCAAGATGCCACTCAAAAATGCCGACGGCGATACGATCGGCACGTTTGGGATCTCGCGTGACATCACGGATCTAAAACGCAGCGAAGCGGCCCTGAAGGAAGCGGTCCGAATGGCCGATTCCGCCAACCGTGCCAAGAGTGAATTCCTGGCCAACATGAGTCACGAAATCCGCACGCCGATGAACGCCATCATCGGCATGGCGGACCTGCTTTCGCACACCGAACTTAACGAAGAACAAAGTGAGCAGGTCGACACGATTCGGCGATCGTCCGACGCGCTGCTGCGACTGCTCAATGACATTCTGGATTTCTCCAAGATCGAAGCGCGTCGTTTGGAATTGGAATCCGTCACGTTCTCGCTGGCTGGTGAAATTCAGGCTGCCATCTCGACACTGCGGCTGCTCGCGTCGGAAAAGAACGTGTCGTTGAAACTAGAAGCTGAAACTGGTTTACCAACCCACTTCACCGGTGACCCGGGCCGACTGCGTCAAGTTTTGGTGAACTTGATAGGCAACGCGGTCAAGTTCACCGACGATGGCAGCGTCACCGTGGTGGTCGAACATCGGGCGGCAAGTTCAGCCGGCTCAACCAACCTAGCCGACCCAAACGACTTAGCCAACTTGACCGACGCAGCCGACCCGATCAGCGACGACAACCTGGAAGATACCTACATCGACCTGGATGCCGATCAAGAAACCTTCTCGATCGAGACGGCCCTGGATGAGTCCGGTGAACCATCCGACGTCGCACTGGAACTCGACGCGGATACAAATTTCGATTTACTCGCTGCCCCAGAAAACAGCATCGCGAGTGACCCCGACACGACATCCAACCAGCCCGCTCCGGACGCCCCACTTCCGCTGGTTAAACCGAATCCTGGTTCGACAATGTCGCTTCGGATCAGCGTTCGTGACACGGGCATCGGCATTCCCAAATCGCAACAAGCCGCCGTGCTCGCTCCCTTCACCCAAGCCGACGCGTCGATGACCCGCCGGTTCGGTGGCACCGGGCTGGGACTTAGCATCAGCCGCCAACTGGTCGAACTGATGGGCGGAACCCTCAAGCTCGAAAGCGAACTGGGCATCGGCACGACGTTCTATTTCGACATCGATCTACCCGTTGCCTCGCCTCCGGAAACATCTGAATCGGATTCCGATGCCGAAGAGGATTTGGGGCAGGCCGACAACGAGGTACGCATTCCGCTTTGCGTTTTGGTCGCCGAAGATGGGATCACCAACCAACACGTGATCTCGGGACTGCTGCGTTCACTCGGGCACGAATGCTCAATCGCCAGCGACGGGCGTGAGACCCTGGTGAAGTGGCGGAGCGAGTCCTTCGATGTGATCTTGATGGACATGCACATGCCGGTCATGGATGGACTGGAAGCCACCCGCGTGATCCGGCAAGAAGAGCAAGATACGAAACAACACATTCCCATTGTGGCGTTAACCGCCGCGGCAATGGCGGAAGATGCCAAGGCGTGCCGTGAAGCTGGCATGGACGAATTCCTCACCAAACCAATCCATCGCAAGAAGCTGGAACAGGTCCTCAAACGGATCGCCAGCGAACTGGCCGAAAGCATGGATCCGTTGGTCGACACGCCTCGCGACAGTTCCGCATCGGGCGACGCATCCGGCATCTTGAACCTGTCCGACGCGCATCACGATTGTCTGGACCTCGCAGCGGCGCGATCCCGCATTCCTGGCGGTGCTTCCGGCGTGTTGCGTTTGGCAACGGTCTTCCGTGGTGAGTGCGAGTCGCTTGTCGCCCAGTTGTCCCAAACCATGCCCGCCGGTGACGCCGATGTCGCTCGACGACAAGCTCACACCTTGCGAGGCGCCTGCGGGTTGCTGGGCGCCAAACAACTCCAAGAAGTCGCCTCGGGCATCGAAGACCTCTGCCGAGCCGGCAACCTCAGCGACACAACACAAGCCGAAAAACTCTTGTCACGCCTGCTGGCCGAATCCAATCGAGTGATCACCGCCATCGACGAATTGTTGGAAGAGTAG
- the mnmG gene encoding tRNA uridine-5-carboxymethylaminomethyl(34) synthesis enzyme MnmG: MNHDHSQNRYDYDVVVIGAGHAGTEAAAAAARLGAKTALLTTNLDTVGQMSCNPAIGGVAKGQIVREVDALGGLMGEAIDATGIQFRMLNRRKGPAMHSPRAQADKKAYQNHIKWQIESQPNLDLRQETVLDLITRPVTDADRSESEHAEFAKQQIVGVRVSGDATYFAKTVILTTGTFLKAIMHTGEAQSAGGRAGEGTTSGISGALNRLGFEVERFKTGTPPRLNARTIDFSKVEEQPGDEDPQPFSFLNDAITTPQLPCHIAHTNDKVHELIRANLSRAPMYSGQIDSRGPRYCPSIEDKVVRFADKSSHQLFLEPEGLQTQEIYVNGISTSLPRDVQDAMFRLIPGLENASIMRYGYAVEYDFCPPTQLWPHLESKSVGGLFLAGQINGTTGYEEAAGQGLIAGLNAARSVAGKSPWVPSRQDAYLGVLVDDLVTAGTDEPYRMFTSRAEYRLLLRQDNADRRLTPYADELGLIDSKRRTRFAEKLEQIKRGRELLKQGRIEGAPAEVYLRRPEVTWETICAAVPELNSIDGESAQQCCVDIKYAGYIDRQQMEVDKQVRLSEKRIPVSFDYERIPTLRNEAREKFARVRPLSLAQAKRISGITPADIALVLAYLGK; this comes from the coding sequence TTGAATCACGACCACTCGCAAAATCGTTACGACTATGACGTCGTCGTCATCGGAGCCGGCCACGCCGGTACCGAGGCTGCCGCTGCTGCCGCACGTCTGGGAGCGAAAACGGCCCTCCTGACCACAAATCTGGACACCGTCGGACAAATGTCATGCAACCCAGCCATTGGCGGCGTTGCGAAGGGGCAAATTGTGCGCGAGGTGGATGCCTTGGGCGGATTGATGGGCGAAGCGATCGATGCGACTGGCATCCAGTTTCGCATGCTCAATCGCCGGAAAGGTCCGGCCATGCACAGCCCGCGTGCCCAGGCGGACAAGAAGGCCTACCAAAATCACATTAAGTGGCAAATCGAGTCGCAGCCCAACCTGGACCTGCGGCAGGAAACGGTCCTGGACCTGATCACCCGTCCGGTCACCGACGCCGATCGATCGGAATCCGAGCACGCTGAATTCGCGAAACAGCAAATTGTGGGCGTGCGGGTTAGCGGTGACGCGACCTACTTCGCCAAAACCGTCATTTTGACGACGGGGACGTTCTTGAAGGCGATCATGCATACGGGCGAAGCCCAAAGTGCGGGCGGTCGCGCGGGTGAGGGGACGACGTCGGGAATCAGCGGCGCGCTGAACCGATTGGGGTTCGAAGTCGAGCGATTTAAAACCGGGACGCCGCCGCGGCTGAACGCTCGTACGATCGACTTTTCAAAAGTGGAAGAACAGCCGGGGGACGAAGACCCGCAGCCGTTCAGCTTTTTGAACGACGCGATCACGACCCCGCAGTTGCCTTGTCACATTGCTCACACAAACGACAAAGTTCACGAGCTGATTCGAGCGAACTTGTCGAGGGCACCGATGTATAGCGGCCAGATTGATTCGCGTGGCCCGCGGTATTGTCCGTCGATTGAAGATAAAGTGGTTCGGTTCGCCGACAAGTCGAGCCATCAATTGTTTCTGGAGCCGGAAGGTTTGCAGACGCAAGAGATCTACGTCAACGGAATCTCGACCAGCCTTCCACGCGACGTTCAAGACGCAATGTTCCGGTTGATCCCCGGGCTCGAGAATGCGTCGATCATGCGGTATGGCTATGCCGTGGAATATGACTTCTGTCCGCCGACGCAGCTTTGGCCGCACTTGGAATCCAAGTCAGTCGGCGGTTTGTTTTTGGCGGGGCAAATCAATGGCACGACGGGCTATGAAGAGGCCGCTGGTCAGGGGCTGATTGCAGGGCTGAACGCGGCGCGTTCGGTCGCGGGGAAATCGCCTTGGGTGCCTTCCCGACAAGATGCTTACTTGGGCGTGTTGGTCGATGATCTGGTGACGGCAGGAACGGATGAGCCGTATCGCATGTTTACCAGTCGTGCGGAGTATCGCTTGTTACTGCGTCAGGACAATGCCGATCGCCGGCTGACTCCGTATGCAGATGAATTGGGATTGATTGACTCGAAGCGACGGACACGGTTTGCCGAAAAACTTGAGCAAATCAAACGAGGGCGAGAACTGCTGAAGCAGGGACGGATCGAGGGAGCGCCGGCGGAGGTTTACTTGCGGCGTCCGGAAGTAACGTGGGAAACGATTTGCGCCGCGGTTCCCGAGCTCAACTCGATCGATGGAGAATCCGCTCAACAGTGCTGCGTCGACATTAAGTACGCCGGTTACATCGATCGGCAACAGATGGAAGTCGACAAGCAAGTTCGGCTAAGCGAGAAACGCATTCCGGTTTCATTCGATTACGAACGGATTCCAACACTGCGAAACGAAGCTCGTGAAAAGTTCGCTCGCGTGCGACCGTTGAGTCTGGCACAAGCGAAACGAATCAGTGGCATCACTCCGGCAGACATCGCATTGGTGCTCGCGTATCTGGGGAAATAG
- a CDS encoding class I SAM-dependent methyltransferase: MLKMESKPEGNAPQPHESRFYHNLVPAYQALWPAVARRRILSNLSALELAAEAKVLEVGVGTGMSLDAYPTNVDVLGVDLSESMLAEAEVLIQKNNWSHISVRPMNAEKLELEDEQFDLVTSFHTISVVSRPDEMMREMVRVCKPGGRIFVINHFRSENPLIAKVVDSAGGLTRRLGWRTDLEMTKLLDELPIEIESCHKDNPLSLFRVLVAKRV; the protein is encoded by the coding sequence ATGCTGAAGATGGAATCCAAGCCAGAGGGCAATGCCCCTCAGCCGCACGAAAGTCGTTTTTACCACAATCTGGTCCCTGCCTATCAAGCATTGTGGCCCGCGGTTGCGCGACGGCGAATCCTCTCCAACCTATCCGCACTGGAACTTGCCGCGGAAGCCAAAGTTCTGGAAGTCGGCGTCGGCACCGGCATGTCCCTGGACGCCTATCCCACCAATGTCGACGTGCTGGGTGTGGACCTTTCGGAGTCCATGCTGGCCGAAGCGGAAGTGCTGATTCAAAAGAACAACTGGTCGCACATCAGCGTTCGCCCGATGAACGCCGAGAAACTGGAACTCGAAGACGAGCAGTTCGATCTGGTCACTTCGTTTCACACGATCAGTGTCGTTTCACGTCCCGACGAAATGATGCGTGAAATGGTCCGGGTTTGTAAGCCAGGCGGACGCATTTTCGTCATCAATCACTTCCGCAGCGAAAATCCGTTGATCGCCAAAGTGGTCGATTCGGCCGGCGGCCTCACCCGTCGCCTTGGCTGGCGGACGGATCTTGAAATGACCAAACTGCTCGACGAACTTCCGATCGAAATCGAGAGCTGCCACAAGGACAACCCGCTCTCGCTGTTCCGCGTCTTGGTCGCCAAACGGGTCTAA
- a CDS encoding lipid II:glycine glycyltransferase FemX yields the protein MSLVGSSPLCIRTMEDTPGWNAFVQSHSCGSIFHTAEMIRAFDATPQFKPLALAACQPDGSVAGILVATQVCTMGALPNRLSSRSVFFAGPLGIEGPMGTKAVKALLAHHDDQVGNKVVFSEIRPCSATEATNPLYLDSGYESHDYINYEIDLRQTPDQIFRGMSHQRRNNIRANERRGLTVREGDPDTDLSHLYAHLTESFTRSKIPLVEREHFEHVFGLLPRSRYRLTIAEVHGKPVASSLHLIFKDRVYWWHAGTKRIQGITAQASLVWDAIQWGIDQNAKVYDFAGAGWEGEIYTPGVFKSRFGGQRVNVRRYRKVYSRLRMNIASAGYRLARPIFSAPRRDRDELRTAFNPS from the coding sequence ATGAGTCTCGTCGGTTCCAGCCCATTGTGCATCCGCACCATGGAAGACACTCCTGGTTGGAATGCCTTCGTGCAATCGCATTCGTGTGGAAGTATTTTTCACACCGCCGAAATGATTCGCGCGTTCGACGCGACGCCTCAGTTCAAGCCACTCGCTCTGGCGGCTTGCCAGCCTGATGGTTCTGTTGCCGGCATCTTGGTCGCCACTCAGGTTTGTACCATGGGGGCGCTGCCCAACCGTCTCTCTTCACGGTCGGTCTTCTTCGCGGGACCGCTGGGAATTGAGGGGCCTATGGGCACGAAAGCGGTGAAGGCACTTTTGGCTCATCATGACGACCAGGTCGGAAACAAGGTCGTGTTCTCCGAAATCCGACCCTGTTCGGCCACCGAGGCAACCAATCCGCTGTACCTGGATAGCGGGTACGAGTCGCACGACTACATCAACTATGAAATCGATTTGAGGCAAACGCCGGATCAGATTTTTCGCGGGATGTCTCACCAGCGACGCAACAACATTCGAGCCAATGAGCGACGGGGTTTAACCGTTCGCGAAGGTGATCCCGACACCGACCTTTCCCATCTTTATGCACACCTGACGGAAAGCTTCACGCGGTCCAAGATTCCGTTGGTGGAACGCGAGCATTTCGAGCACGTGTTTGGGTTGTTGCCACGATCGCGATATCGGCTGACGATTGCGGAAGTCCATGGCAAGCCGGTTGCCTCGTCATTGCACTTGATCTTCAAAGACCGAGTTTATTGGTGGCACGCGGGCACCAAACGCATCCAAGGGATCACGGCGCAGGCGTCGTTGGTATGGGATGCGATCCAGTGGGGGATCGACCAAAACGCCAAGGTGTACGACTTTGCTGGTGCTGGTTGGGAAGGCGAAATTTACACGCCTGGCGTGTTCAAATCACGTTTTGGTGGTCAGCGTGTGAACGTTCGTCGTTATCGCAAAGTGTATTCGCGACTTCGTATGAACATTGCCAGCGCGGGTTATCGGCTAGCACGCCCCATCTTTTCCGCTCCACGTCGCGACCGGGATGAATTGCGAACGGCATTCAATCCCAGTTAG
- a CDS encoding MBOAT family O-acyltransferase, with amino-acid sequence MVFHSSAFLVFFAVVFCTYWLLSGTARLALCLAASLFFYGWWDYRFLSLILFSVLVDYIVGLRLAATTDQRLRRGLVAVSLVSNLGLLATFKYFHFFSESLTAACQSIGWQLDWPTLNIVLPIGISFYTFQTLSYTIDVYRRQISPERSLLKFATYVTFFPQLVAGPIVRAKEFLPQLQVDRKWSYANLEAGFGLVLLGFFKKLVIADNIAVLVDHLFESPELFTAVNTLIVIVLYAFQIYGDFSGYSDIAIGLALMMGFVFPVNFRFPYFAKSFSDFWTRWHITLSQWLRDYLYIPLGGNRGSRWATVRNLMTTMLLGGLWHGANWTFLAWGGLHGLFLVGQHGLTGREKKTTPSIDSPSPAVATMEEASQPSSPFAMLQNGLQIALVFAAVCLAWVLFRGQSFDQSWRVLSQIPGLDGFHPSTLRDRIPLVEACMLVTMFVIGEWFFFMRIWQRVEHRFSSIRVIGYAGLLWMIALFGSFGSDAFIYFQF; translated from the coding sequence ATGGTTTTCCATTCCTCAGCGTTCCTGGTTTTCTTCGCCGTCGTATTTTGCACCTACTGGCTTCTGTCCGGCACAGCCAGGCTGGCGCTATGCCTAGCCGCCAGCCTGTTTTTCTACGGTTGGTGGGACTACCGATTCCTGAGCCTGATCCTGTTTTCGGTGCTGGTGGACTACATCGTCGGCCTACGCCTAGCCGCGACGACGGACCAACGACTGCGACGCGGATTGGTCGCCGTCAGCCTGGTTTCCAATCTGGGATTGCTGGCGACGTTCAAGTACTTCCACTTTTTCAGCGAGAGCCTGACGGCGGCTTGCCAGTCGATCGGATGGCAACTCGATTGGCCCACGCTGAACATCGTGCTGCCGATCGGGATCTCGTTCTACACCTTCCAAACGCTCAGCTACACGATCGATGTGTACCGGCGACAAATCTCGCCCGAGCGAAGCTTGTTGAAGTTCGCAACCTACGTGACCTTCTTCCCGCAACTGGTCGCCGGCCCCATCGTCCGCGCAAAAGAATTCCTGCCACAACTGCAAGTGGATCGAAAATGGTCCTACGCCAATCTCGAAGCCGGATTCGGTTTGGTGTTGCTTGGCTTCTTCAAGAAACTGGTCATCGCCGACAACATCGCGGTGCTCGTCGACCACCTGTTTGAATCACCCGAACTGTTCACTGCGGTGAACACGCTGATTGTCATCGTGCTGTACGCGTTCCAAATCTACGGCGACTTCTCCGGCTACTCGGACATCGCCATTGGCCTCGCGCTGATGATGGGTTTTGTTTTCCCGGTCAACTTTCGGTTTCCCTACTTCGCTAAATCGTTCAGCGACTTCTGGACTCGATGGCACATCACCTTGTCACAGTGGCTGCGAGACTATCTGTACATTCCACTGGGCGGTAATCGCGGGTCACGTTGGGCCACGGTTCGCAACCTAATGACAACGATGTTGTTGGGCGGCCTATGGCACGGAGCCAATTGGACATTCCTGGCGTGGGGCGGGCTCCATGGATTGTTCTTAGTTGGACAACACGGTCTCACCGGACGCGAAAAGAAAACCACCCCAAGCATCGATTCACCATCACCCGCAGTCGCGACGATGGAAGAGGCATCTCAACCATCGTCACCGTTCGCCATGTTACAGAACGGGCTTCAAATCGCTTTGGTGTTCGCCGCCGTTTGTTTGGCATGGGTGCTCTTCCGCGGTCAGTCCTTTGATCAATCTTGGAGGGTGCTCAGTCAGATACCGGGGCTCGATGGTTTCCATCCGTCGACGTTGCGTGATCGCATTCCGTTGGTCGAAGCGTGCATGCTGGTGACGATGTTCGTCATCGGCGAGTGGTTCTTTTTCATGAGGATCTGGCAACGAGTCGAGCACCGGTTCAGTTCGATCCGTGTGATCGGCTACGCCGGCTTGCTTTGGATGATCGCATTGTTTGGCTCCTTCGGCAGCGATGCCTTCATTTACTTCCAGTTTTAA
- a CDS encoding HlyD family secretion protein, translating to MKYFALTFALFWGAATNTQATTIDGLNVAVVDEAVIVSVVEGRVAELAIEEGQVIAADDLVVRLDDQKQQLSLALARREVEIAETLSEQSHALDSAEATADTQKSRLDEHAVRMDQHQDQADNELKVLAAMKAEAVAKNEWTRAQAAQRKFADAVSQSEIEALRLDFERSQLETREAKFQQAMAQLDVKLDASTRATLTSQLRAANIEIEKAKSGQVIEKLEIELKRLRLRFAEVDLDERQVRSPIAGTVASLRVRPGEWVRPGDELARVIGLDRLRVEGYAAAELAAKLMSGEEVQIQVTGTRSRKYADANSATPDMVSRRAIKRFVSPEMDPVTGEVRFWIEFDNSDGLAQPGCRAAVVLGTP from the coding sequence GTGAAGTATTTTGCACTGACGTTCGCATTGTTCTGGGGCGCGGCTACGAACACGCAAGCGACGACGATTGATGGCTTGAATGTGGCCGTGGTGGATGAAGCGGTCATCGTTTCGGTGGTCGAGGGCCGCGTTGCGGAGTTGGCGATTGAAGAAGGGCAGGTGATCGCGGCGGATGATTTGGTCGTGCGTTTGGATGATCAGAAACAGCAACTCAGTCTCGCGCTGGCTCGCCGTGAGGTCGAGATCGCCGAAACGCTTAGCGAACAATCGCATGCACTCGATTCCGCTGAAGCGACAGCGGACACTCAAAAGAGTCGACTGGACGAGCATGCCGTTCGCATGGATCAGCATCAAGATCAGGCTGATAACGAGCTGAAGGTTTTGGCGGCCATGAAAGCCGAGGCGGTCGCCAAGAATGAATGGACACGAGCGCAAGCGGCACAGCGAAAGTTTGCCGATGCGGTGTCGCAGTCGGAAATTGAAGCATTGCGATTGGATTTCGAACGCAGCCAGTTGGAAACTCGGGAAGCGAAGTTTCAACAGGCGATGGCTCAGTTGGACGTCAAGCTGGATGCATCGACCCGAGCCACTTTGACCAGTCAATTGCGTGCGGCGAACATCGAAATTGAAAAGGCCAAGTCGGGACAGGTGATCGAGAAGCTGGAAATCGAGTTGAAGCGGCTTCGGTTGAGGTTTGCCGAGGTGGACTTGGATGAGCGACAAGTTCGGTCGCCGATCGCGGGCACGGTTGCTTCGTTGAGGGTTCGTCCAGGCGAATGGGTGCGGCCGGGCGATGAGCTGGCTCGTGTGATTGGTTTGGACCGGCTTCGAGTGGAGGGCTACGCTGCGGCGGAATTGGCGGCCAAGCTGATGTCCGGCGAAGAGGTTCAAATTCAAGTCACTGGCACACGTTCACGTAAGTATGCTGACGCCAATTCAGCCACGCCCGACATGGTGTCTCGGCGTGCGATCAAACGCTTCGTTAGCCCAGAGATGGATCCGGTGACGGGCGAGGTGCGCTTTTGGATCGAGTTTGATAACTCCGATGGTCTTGCGCAGCCTGGATGTCGAGCGGCCGTGGTATTGGGCACGCCTTGA
- a CDS encoding efflux RND transporter periplasmic adaptor subunit, which yields MLSSSLISDPPRMLDRRQAAAERIEQLDRLVASVDGKRFKAADVFGQAAEAISDIVPASTTFERVVEGQRTRLFAAGNLQIADGKEPERWAGLYKLSDRESLELSVSHKAADEFSQWRDTFFDSILDCCGVAFLKERYYLASSTPVAIQTKPTRRLFLPMLVAVVVGALAMLIPVRFRLPVSGVVAPAVSRVVFAPTAGTLASLEVQDGQAVQEGDVLAIVDQADIELQHDRLHGELLTAETELASARVDQARPQASGSPNPGSTHSAVLQARVRSLQRQVELIDQVYSSLTIRAAINGQVVMQDTQADWAGKSVMQSQALMTVIQPSGGFLAHLDLPSDQFAYLGSDFVEEQDSSRAAQPGGSQPTAVQLRLRSAPEVELAGRVVSVGQTVFVDKHHESVVEVTAGLDSIDNGPLRVGAAVIGHVELGKRSLGFVLFRPLIERIRSLGW from the coding sequence ATGCTCTCTTCTTCACTTATCTCGGATCCGCCTCGGATGCTCGATCGTCGACAAGCTGCCGCCGAGCGTATCGAACAACTCGATAGGTTGGTGGCGAGTGTTGACGGGAAGCGATTCAAGGCCGCCGACGTCTTCGGTCAAGCGGCGGAAGCGATCAGCGACATCGTTCCCGCATCAACGACGTTTGAGCGAGTGGTTGAGGGGCAGCGAACGCGGTTGTTTGCCGCGGGGAATCTGCAAATAGCTGACGGTAAAGAGCCCGAGCGTTGGGCTGGACTCTACAAACTGAGCGATCGAGAGTCGTTGGAGTTGTCGGTATCGCACAAGGCTGCGGACGAGTTCTCGCAGTGGCGAGACACGTTTTTCGATTCGATCCTGGATTGTTGCGGCGTCGCTTTTTTGAAGGAGCGATACTATCTCGCGTCGTCGACTCCCGTTGCGATCCAGACCAAGCCGACGCGTCGATTGTTCTTGCCAATGCTTGTTGCTGTCGTCGTCGGTGCGCTGGCGATGCTGATTCCAGTCCGATTTCGATTGCCGGTCTCGGGAGTCGTCGCACCCGCGGTATCGCGGGTGGTGTTTGCACCCACGGCAGGCACGCTTGCCAGTCTGGAGGTCCAAGACGGCCAAGCGGTTCAGGAAGGCGATGTGCTGGCGATCGTTGATCAAGCGGACATTGAGCTTCAGCATGATCGTTTGCATGGCGAGTTGTTAACTGCGGAGACGGAATTGGCTTCCGCGCGGGTGGATCAAGCTCGTCCCCAGGCATCGGGGTCGCCCAATCCTGGCAGCACGCACTCGGCTGTTTTGCAGGCACGAGTTCGTTCGCTTCAGCGACAAGTCGAATTGATTGATCAGGTTTACAGTTCGCTGACGATCCGGGCGGCGATCAATGGACAAGTTGTGATGCAAGACACGCAAGCGGACTGGGCTGGAAAGTCGGTGATGCAAAGTCAGGCGTTGATGACCGTGATCCAGCCGAGCGGCGGTTTTCTTGCGCACCTCGATTTGCCTAGCGATCAGTTCGCCTACCTGGGGTCCGATTTCGTTGAAGAGCAGGACTCATCGCGTGCCGCTCAACCCGGCGGTTCGCAACCTACCGCTGTTCAGCTGCGACTGCGATCGGCTCCCGAGGTCGAGTTGGCTGGCCGTGTGGTCAGTGTTGGTCAGACCGTTTTTGTTGATAAGCACCATGAAAGTGTTGTCGAGGTCACGGCCGGCTTGGATTCCATTGACAATGGCCCATTGCGGGTTGGGGCGGCCGTGATCGGCCATGTCGAATTAGGGAAACGATCGCTTGGTTTTGTTTTGTTTCGTCCATTGATTGAACGTATCCGGAGTCTGGGCTGGTGA